One Cicer arietinum cultivar CDC Frontier isolate Library 1 chromosome 8, Cicar.CDCFrontier_v2.0, whole genome shotgun sequence DNA segment encodes these proteins:
- the LOC101510259 gene encoding uncharacterized protein has translation MSSSSWSYFRNYPSNLQRFLQCVTPVIASQTLPQSCINDLNSLWQPLGKDTIECFTLKELWDCYNEWSAYGVGVPVMLENGDTVVHYYIPYLSAMQIYTNKSVAASRNQREDNDVVEFESDSWSDDSGTDNSSRSLSNYSSKAWDAVSEDSNFDQESGSWQTKDKLGYLYLNYTEMASPYQRVPFMEKILELAKSYPELMTTMKSVDLSPASWMAVSWYPIYTIPSRKTDKDMEACFLTYHTLSSSFQDFAEHYDMDIEKDEYCFNGWENIVGDDYNKKNNDSISLPPFGLATYKMQCDLWLNTDPNDYESISCLYSAADSWLKQLNVPHHDFNFFTSNPLS, from the exons AGTTGCATCAATGATCTAAATAGTTTATGGCAACCCCTTGGTAAGGACACTATTGAATGCTTCACTTTGAAAGAACTGTGGGATTGTTACAATGAATGGAGTGCATATGGTGTTGGTGTACCTGTGATGTTGGAGAATGGTGATACTGTGGTTCATTACTATATTCCTTATCTATCTGCTATGCAAATCTACACCAATAAGTCGGTCGCGGCTTCCCG GAACCAGAGAGAGGATAATGATGTAGTTGAATTTGAAAGTGATTCATGGAGTGATGACAGTGGAACCGATAACTCTTCTAGATCTTTAAGTAACTATTCAAGCAAAGCTTGGGATGCTGTTTCTGAAGACTCAAACTTTGACCAAGAAAGTGGCTCATGGCAAACAAAAGATAAGCTTGGCTACCTTTACTTAAACTATACTGAGATGGCTTCGCCTTACCAGAGAGTTCCATTTATGGAGAAG ATACTTGAGTTAGCTAAAAGTTATCCGGAATTAATGACGACGATGAAGAGTGTTGATCTTTCGCCGGCAAGTTGGATGGCTGTTTCATG GTACCCAATTTATACCATCCCTAGTAGAAAAACTGACAAGGACATGGAAGCATGTTTCCTCACTTACCATACATTGTCTTCATCTTTCCAAG ACTTTGCTGAGCATTATGATATGGACATAGAGAAAGATGAATATTGTTTCAATGGTTGGGAAAATATTGTAGGAGACGATTACAACAAAAAGAACAATGACTCTATTTCTCTACCTCCATTTGGACTAGCAACCTACAAAATGCAGTGTGATCTTTGGCTAAACACTGATCCAAATGATTATGAAAGTATATCATGTCTATATAGTGCTGCTGATTCTTGGTTGAAACAACTCAATGTCCCTCACCATGACTTCAACTTCTTCACATCAAACCCTCTCTCATAA